The window GTCATACAACTGGATAAGAGTAATGATTACCGAGTTGAAATTAGCGGATTGGAAAACGGAATTTATTTCTTAAGCGGAAGAACTTTCAGAGAGAAAGTAATTGTGATAAAGTAGTTTTAACATGAAGATATCCTTATATTTTACTGTTTCAATTCTTTTATTTTCTTGTAACAAAGGTGGTATCTTTAGAAATATAGACGAAAAATTATCAAACAATAATCGACATTGGCGATTAATTAAATATGAAGTTAATGATATAGATTCAACAGAACTAATAAACTTTGGTAATTATTCAGAATTTAAGGAAAATTTCTTTTTGGCTATGCATCCAAGTAAGTATTCCGGAATGCCACATTGTACAAATCGATTTTATTCCTTACAAGCTAATTTTACTGACAACGATGAAAATTTTGAGGTTGTAGAAACCACGTCTTTAAAGTATAACAAAAACTCAACGAAGGACTCTTGCGTGAGCCTTAATACACAAAACTGTCAAAGAAATGTTTTTTTACCAGAAGGTATCAAAGCTAAATGGAAGATACAAAGGTTTTCTAACAGAAAACTAATTTTAACGCTATATCAAACAAACAGATATTATTTAGAACTAAGAAGCAACTAAGTTAGTAAACAAAAAGCCCCGGATTACCGGGGCTTTTTATTTAAATGTATTTCTTCCTATCTATAAATCCACCACCCACTAAATCATTTCCTTCGTAAATCACCGCGCTTTGTCCGGGTGCTACACCTGTAACCGGCGCATGAAACACCACATCTAATTTATCGCCACTTGTATTAATGGTAGCTAATGTGCCCGCGTCTTTATAACGGATCTTTGTTAATCCCACAAAATCATCCGGCAAGGAAGCGTACTTAATAAGATTAAAGTCACGCACCATTAGCTGCATTTCTTCCAAATCATTTTTATCGCCTAACACAATCGTGTTTGTTTCCGGAATAATTTCCTTCACAAAAACAGGATCACCCAAAGCAATGTCTAAGCCTTTACGTTGACCAATGGTATAAAAAGGATAACCTCTGTGCTTTCCAACGGTCTTCCCCTTGTACACATAGTTACCACCTTCCACTTTGGCCTCTAAATCCGGCAAACGATGTTTTAAGAAAGAACGGTAATCGTTATTCGGTACAAAACAAATATCGTAGCTCTCGCTTTTATTCGCTAAGTCGATAAAACCCGCGTCTTTTGCCATTTGTTTTATCTCCGGTTTTTTGTACCCTCCCAATGGGAAAAAAGTACGTTTTAAACTCTCTTGTGACAATCCCCACAACACATAGGTTTGATCTTTGTTTTCATCCACGCCTTTATAAATAACGCGACGTTCATTTTCATCACGTAATTGCGCGTAATGTCCGGTAGCGATAAATTCACAATCTAACATATCGGCACGCTTGAGTAATGCTTCCCACTTAATATGGGTGTTACATAATACACAAGGATTAGGTGTTCGTCCCGCTAAGTATTCCTCCACAAAATTATTGATGATGTGATCACCAAATTCTCCTCTGATATCTAAAATATAATGCGGAAAACCGAAATTCACGGCAATAGCACGCGCGTCGTTGATGCTATCTAAACTACAACAACCGGTTTCACGCTTACTGCCTCCCGATGTTTCATAATCCCAGGTTTTCATGGTAATACCTACCACTTCATAACCTTGTTCATGCAACATCATGGCCGCAACGGAACTATCAATTCCACCGCTCATCGCTACCAATACTTTTCCGTGTTTGCTCATGATTAATTTTTAAGAAATAAAATTATTTCTTCTTGTTTGCCGGTTTTTGTTCGCCAGATTTAGGAGCTGGAGTATCCTTTACTTTGTTCTTATCAAAAAACGCGTCTGTAGTTTTCTTATCCGCTATCTGACCATATTCATACAATTCTTTCTCTGTCACTTTTCCTTCTTTGTCCTTATAAATCCACGGACCATTACGCATACCGTTCTTATAAAACCCGGTAGCTGCCGCTATGCCGTTAGGATAGAAATACGTCATCTTTCCTTCTTGCTTTCCATTTATAAAATTACCGTCGGCTTTTAATTTTACACCATCGTAATATTGCTTAAAAGCGCCATGCTCCACTCCATCCTTAAAATTTCTTTCCTCTGCTGTTTTTCCGTTAGGTAAATAGACAAATTGCTTTCCCTCCTTCTTTCCATTCTTATAATTCTCTTTCGACATCATGACACCCAAATCATCATAATATGTCCAAACGGAATCTTTAATGCTTTCGCCTAAATATTTTCCCTTGGCCATTAATTTTCCGTTAGGGTGAAATAATTTAGCATACGCGTATTTACCATCTTTCTTATAATCCACCAAGGCGCGAACGCTGTCCATTAAAGGGTAATAGTATTTAAAAACTCCTTGCGGCTTATCATCCTTAAACATCCCTTCATAAATCAACTTCTGCGTTTTCTCATCCATTTTTTTCCAATAGCCTTGTTTACGGCCTTGCGCATCGGTGGTTTGTGCCACTAGCGAGCCGACAAAAATTAACAGTGATAAGGTGAGTAGTTTTTTCATACTTACAATAATGCAAAGGTAATATAAAGTTACCGAAATAATACCCCAATAATTAACAATCTATGTGAAATGAAAACCTGGCTAAATTTTTCGGGATTGTAGGATTTCACTATATTGTTTATTTTTACTTTTAGCAATGTCGTTAATAAGCAAACAATTCATTTGAAACCTTGTTAAACAATTAAAAATAAAGGTATAAACCGTTTCACATGAGCTTGGCATCCGCTTTTATCCATTTCAAAAATCTTGTTAAAACTATGAAGTTAAACTCCATTATACTTGTTCTGCACCTGCTTGTTTTTAGAATTCAACCCATTCTCTCGCAAAACAACACGTTAAACTCTTCTGAAATCATTCAAGGTTTAAAAAAATTAAATACCATTGGCAGTGTATTGTACATTGCCGCGCATCCCGATGATGAGAACACACGTTTATTAGGTTATCTGGCAAACGAAAAAAAAGTAAGAACAGGTTATTTATCGCTTACACGCGGTGATGGCGGTCAAAATTTAATCGGGAAAGAACAAGGCGAATTATTAGGTTTAATACGAACACAGGAATTACTCGCGGCACGAAGAGTAGATGGCGCCGAACAATTTTTCACGCGCGCTAATGATTTCGGCTATTCAAAAACACCGGAAGAAACATTTTCTTTCTGGAGTAAAGACAGCATCCTCGCAGATGTGGTGTTAACCATTCGCCGGTTTAAACCGGATGTTATCATTTGTCGTTTTCCTACCACAGGTGAAGGCGGTCACGGTCACCATACCGCTTCTGCTATACTCGCATTGGAAGCATTTGATGCGGCAGCCGACCCAAAACGTTTTCCCGAACAATTAACGCAAGTACAAACCTGGCAAGCAAAACGTATTTTCTGGAATACATTTAATTTCGGAAGCACTAACACGACTTCCCCCGATCAATTAAAAGTGGATGTTGGATTGTTTAATCCTCTTCTGGGAAAAAGTTACGGTGAAATATCTGCCGAAAGTCGCTCTTGTCACAAAAGTCAGGGATTTGGCTCTGCTAAACAACGCGGCACTAATATAGAATATTTTAAATTATTAAAAGGTGACAGTGTGAAGTCGGATGTACTGGAAGGCTTATCCTTAAGCTGGGGCCGATTTAAAGGCCTCGAAAAAATTGAATCACTTATCAATGATTGCATCACGAAGTTTAATCCGCAAAATCCGGAGAACAGCCTTAATGCGCTTATTGCTATTTATAAACAAATTTCATCCTTACCGGAAAGCAATACCGAAATTTCGTATTGGAAAAAACAAAAACTAAAGGAAACTGAAACGCTCTTATTGGCGTGCTCAGGTTTATGGTTGGAAGCTTTTTCACCGGAGTATATCGGAATTCCGGGACAAGAGGTAAATCTCACAGTTCAAGTGCTCAACCGAAATAAAAGCAATGTGAAGCTCACTAAAATTTCTTATTTAAACCAAAGCGATACAACCTGTCAGTTAACTTTAAAAACAAACGACCTCTATACATTCAAACGAAAAGAAAAACTTCCTGAATCACTTCCCTACTCTAATCCATATTGGCTGAATGAAGAACACAGCATTGGATTTTATACGGTAAAAAACGAAAATTTAATCGGTAAGCCGGAAAACGAATCCTCAACCAAAATAACTTTTGGCATTACGATTGAAGATTTATCGTTAACAATAGAAAGAAATTTAGTTCACAAATACACCGATCCTGTAAAAGGAGAAATTTACCGTCCCTTTGAAATATTACCACCCGTTACCGTAAACATTCAAGAGAAAGTTTTTGTGTTTACTGATACAAAGCCAAAAACCATTTCTCTGACCATCAAAGCCAATACTGCAAATGTAAATGGTAAACTGGAATTAAAAGGTTCGGAAGGATGGAGTATTTCTATTGCTAATCCGGAATTCAAATTAGTCAATAAAGGCGATGAAGCCATTGTTGAAGCTACCGTTTCGGCAACAAAGAATGTAACTAACGGTTACTTAACAGCGGCTTTAATGGTGAATAACCAAAGCTATTCAAAAAGCATCAAACGTATCGAATACGATCACATTCCTTATCAGTTCATTTTGAGCAATGCCAAAGCCGGATTAATTTATATTGATTTAAAAAAGACAGATGCTAACATTGCTTACATTCCGGGTGC is drawn from Bacteroidota bacterium and contains these coding sequences:
- the mnmA gene encoding tRNA 2-thiouridine(34) synthase MnmA; the protein is MSKHGKVLVAMSGGIDSSVAAMMLHEQGYEVVGITMKTWDYETSGGSKRETGCCSLDSINDARAIAVNFGFPHYILDIRGEFGDHIINNFVEEYLAGRTPNPCVLCNTHIKWEALLKRADMLDCEFIATGHYAQLRDENERRVIYKGVDENKDQTYVLWGLSQESLKRTFFPLGGYKKPEIKQMAKDAGFIDLANKSESYDICFVPNNDYRSFLKHRLPDLEAKVEGGNYVYKGKTVGKHRGYPFYTIGQRKGLDIALGDPVFVKEIIPETNTIVLGDKNDLEEMQLMVRDFNLIKYASLPDDFVGLTKIRYKDAGTLATINTSGDKLDVVFHAPVTGVAPGQSAVIYEGNDLVGGGFIDRKKYI
- a CDS encoding toxin-antitoxin system YwqK family antitoxin; the encoded protein is MKKLLTLSLLIFVGSLVAQTTDAQGRKQGYWKKMDEKTQKLIYEGMFKDDKPQGVFKYYYPLMDSVRALVDYKKDGKYAYAKLFHPNGKLMAKGKYLGESIKDSVWTYYDDLGVMMSKENYKNGKKEGKQFVYLPNGKTAEERNFKDGVEHGAFKQYYDGVKLKADGNFINGKQEGKMTYFYPNGIAAATGFYKNGMRNGPWIYKDKEGKVTEKELYEYGQIADKKTTDAFFDKNKVKDTPAPKSGEQKPANKKK
- a CDS encoding PIG-L family deacetylase, giving the protein MKLNSIILVLHLLVFRIQPILSQNNTLNSSEIIQGLKKLNTIGSVLYIAAHPDDENTRLLGYLANEKKVRTGYLSLTRGDGGQNLIGKEQGELLGLIRTQELLAARRVDGAEQFFTRANDFGYSKTPEETFSFWSKDSILADVVLTIRRFKPDVIICRFPTTGEGGHGHHTASAILALEAFDAAADPKRFPEQLTQVQTWQAKRIFWNTFNFGSTNTTSPDQLKVDVGLFNPLLGKSYGEISAESRSCHKSQGFGSAKQRGTNIEYFKLLKGDSVKSDVLEGLSLSWGRFKGLEKIESLINDCITKFNPQNPENSLNALIAIYKQISSLPESNTEISYWKKQKLKETETLLLACSGLWLEAFSPEYIGIPGQEVNLTVQVLNRNKSNVKLTKISYLNQSDTTCQLTLKTNDLYTFKRKEKLPESLPYSNPYWLNEEHSIGFYTVKNENLIGKPENESSTKITFGITIEDLSLTIERNLVHKYTDPVKGEIYRPFEILPPVTVNIQEKVFVFTDTKPKTISLTIKANTANVNGKLELKGSEGWSISIANPEFKLVNKGDEAIVEATVSATKNVTNGYLTAALMVNNQSYSKSIKRIEYDHIPYQFILSNAKAGLIYIDLKKTDANIAYIPGAGDDVTACLKQIGYNVTVLSDELLTNENLSKYSAIVTGVRAYNTSERLQVHYNKLMDYVKNGGNLIVQYNTNNRIGPVKAKIGPYPFTISRDRVTDEKAEVKFINEKHSVLNTPNKITAKDFENWIQERGIYFATELDKQYETIFAMNDANEKPSDGSLIIAKHGKGNFVYTGLAFFRELPAGIPGAYRLFVNLLSLPQNK